One Rhizoctonia solani chromosome 3, complete sequence genomic region harbors:
- a CDS encoding helicase swr-1: MHYAAAICKLGALDDYNTKSPEHLHIDFAKQAYQATNRNVFISQMVTYLKQRKRAFKFDIYLRWAISEYGERNLLKNEALEAKRIPGWHIAKKSLFKPFQIDCIKLVFAIEWFEWALNKFTKNEHGRAFLHNLQDMIMVFPKATQYLKDDLTLGDGFTNVVHHCKVGTH, encoded by the exons ATGCACTATGCTGCAGCAATTTGCAAGCTGGGGGCTCTTGATGATTACAATACCAAATCACCTGAACACCTCCATATTGATTTTGCAAAACAAGCATACCAGGCAACCAACCGCAATGTTTTCATCTCACAAATGGTTACCTACCTCAAGCAACGCAAACGTGCATTCAAGTTTGACATATACCTCAGATGGGCCATTTCTGAATACGGTGAACGCAATCTCCTCAAGAATGAGGCTTTGGAGGCAAAGAG AATCCCTGGGTGGCATATTGCCAAGAAGAGCCTGTTCAAACCTTTTCAAATTGATTGCATCAAGTTGGTCTTTGCCATTGAATGGTTTGAATGGGCACTCAACAAATTTACCAAGAATGAACATGGACGTGCATTCTTGCATAACTTGCAGGACATGATTATGGTTTTCCCCAAGGCAACGCAATATCTTAAGGATGACTTGACCCTTGGTGATGGGTTTaccaatgttgtacaccactgtaaggtgggtacacactag